The Solenopsis invicta isolate M01_SB chromosome 1, UNIL_Sinv_3.0, whole genome shotgun sequence DNA segment TTTATAGGAACGATTAGATATGCTTTGTGCGACTTTGGATCGATTTTTGCCAAACGGCTGTTCATATCAGCGACCAGCAGGTGGTTATTTCGTTTGGATCCATCTTCCCTCAGGtataccaaatttttttcttatatatattataaaagcgTCATGtatgtgtgcatatatatatatatatatatatatatatatataaataattatcaaaaagtATACTTGACgctttcatatatataaaaaaaatttaattataattataattatatggttgtaaatatataaaattctaaactcTAACAgcacatatatgtatagtacGAATACTTTTGTTaggatcaaaataattatactattaagaaaaataattatacgttacaattttaattattatactttcattaatgtatttttcataaaattatttgttttttaaagatatgGATGCTACCAAATTCATCAAATGGTGTCAAAAGGAATATAAGGTATCAGCTATACCAGGTGTTCGATTTTCATATTtagataaagcaaaaaattttttacgtttaagTATAGGTTTTCACACAAAAGAAATTTTGGAAAGTGCGGCACAAACTTTATGTAATGCGCttttgatatatattaaaagtgaattgtaaaaaaaaactattacaaATAAGTATGACTCAAAGGCAAAaacatataattcttttataatggaatgagaatttgaaaaataaatcaaaatatacaataatatgtttttttagattattGATCTAATTTAGAGTTTTgacaaataaaacttataacaaaaaaaagaactattataatattacgataaaaaaatatgtatgtattttatagAACTTTTGTGTTAAAAATGCATTTGAATATTTGATGTGCAATCGTCATTGCAAATACAAATGTAAACTAAAGTGTATTACGTGATAGACATTCAAAAATCCCAGATAATAAAGTGTGCCTATAAAGCAAAATCTGTGCTTATAATTCTAGTAACTTAATTgtcttcttcatttttattgatttcGAATTCATCAACGTTAAAACAAGTAAATACCATTGTATATACACtcatcaataaaaaatagggaacactttccagacaccaaaaattaggctattttcaaatgacagTAGCTCGGCAAAAAAtaatcgtagataaaaaataaaaaaagcattttgaagcttgaagttttaactttaacattaaattgacagatttttaaagttcttttaatttccttgtcttatgcagtaaaaaaacacaccttgttttgttctttaaaatttcatatttttgacactttgcagtttgacaaaagaattctttttgaacaATTTAAACAAAGCTTCTTAAactataacattttgtttacaaaatgctctttttaaaatttctctacgatttttttttttaccgagttacgcaattttgaagctaaacctgcattttttacaaatgacatTCATacttcgtgaaaaatcatcgtagacaaaaaatgaagaaaatattttaaagcttgaagttaCAGCTTTAACGTGCTATCAatagtttacaaaaatttttttaatttttcagtgcTATGCTCCAATAAAGATAAGatgtgcgcgcgcacacacgcacgcacacacacacacacacacacacacacacacacacacacacaatgtgcAAAAATCTGACCGTCAATCTCCACGTGGTGTATGTACATTGGATAATGCTAATATGACGGTAAACGTcagttttcggaaaaatgtattgtaaaaaatgtgtttcttcaaagtcttgtaattcggacaaaaaaaatcgtaggatattttaaaacaagcattttgtagagaaaatgtcatactttatggcacttatactgcatttgtcgagaaaaaattttgttattgagctacaggctgtcaAAGATACgcaattttaaggaaaaaacaatGTATCTTTATTGGAGCATAGCactgagaaattgagaaaatttttgaaaactattgatAGCAcattaaagctgaaacttcgagctttaaaatgcttttttcattttttgtctatgataatttttcacgaagtatgaatatcatttgtaaaaaatgcaggtttagctttaaaattgcgtaactcggtaaaaaaaaaaatcgtaaaaaaatgtaaaaaaaaaagcattttatagacaTTTTATAGCATTTTAACTGCAAAATGTTGCAGTTTATAAAgctaatttttttgaattgttcgaaaacaattcttttgtcgcgcgcgcgcgcgcccgcgcgtgagctgcaaagtgtcaaaagtaggaaattttaaggaacaaaacaaggtgcttttttactgcataagacaaggaaattaaaagaactttaaaaatctgtcgATTTAGCATTAAAGTTGCAACTTCAAGCTTCAAcctgctttttttattttatatctgcAATAATTTTTCGCCGAGCTACAGCtgtttgaaaatagcctaatttttggtgtctgaaaagttccctattttttgttgacgagtgtatatgtacacatacatacagTGTTATTTACTTATTGTTCTAACATTGATGTATCCAAAATCGGTAAAAATGAAGAAGACAATTAAGTTGCTAGAACATAAGCACATTGttgacaaatatattatatatatatatatatatatatatatatatatatatatatatatatatatatatagtcaacAGTTTAGCAGCATCAGATACCTTGCAATATCAAAGCATTGTGTGACCCTATAAATTGTTATGGCAATATAATGGCAACAGCATAAAATTTGATGACAATTTTAAAGTTGCTGACATGTTGCTGACAAGTAGCTATCGGAAGTTGTCATATTGTGAAGACATTTAATTTACCAACAAATATGGATTTAGTTATTGCAATTATCATAGTAACATATGATACGAGTAACATGCCAGCAACAATAACAAACACGttgttgtattatttataaGCTATAACTTgcgtttttatcatttttatagcaaaactttgaaaaaaaactaatattgtatcaacaattcaagaaaattgtatttgtatagaataaaaatttatttcaaatatttatttttaatcaagatttctcgaagtttttttgtatataataattactgcAATAATATATAGGATATCTATGAAATCTGTCATCacctacattttaaaaatggtaaaattatgaaaaaccatAACATGTGTAATTTTAAGCAACTATTATGCCGTTCTTAAGAGTAGTATTTCGAAATAATCTAGTTCCATTTCTAAAATACAGGGAAGACTTTATAGAAccatgtgtgtgtataaaaacAGAATAAGAAAacatactataaaaatatacttctcattttattacataatcaaatattgtatacatttacATCAAgcaattaacaatataattcaaattaaaaattgtaaatgattGAAATCACACAAATTTATTCAGAATCACCTAATAACTCTTTTTGTTTGGTTTCTAATATTTCTTCAGCTTTACTTACATACTGATGACTAAGAATATCTATATAACTTTCTATCCTGAATACTAAATCTTTAGCTAACTTTTCCTTTTGCTTTATTGCCTTAATTTGTTTGTTGCGTATCTGTCTAACGTTGTCACAACATTTCACATAAAAGCTTTTTGCATTCTTGGATAAGGTTTCTCTGTGTTCCTTTGTTACtctgtaatgtaaaaatatgtttgctTTAAGTTAAGccacaataattatatttatatgttacatggtatttttcttctttatttaacaaatagaTAAAAGTAAATACAACTGGATATAACTTATAAACATTTCTCTCatatacttttacaaaattcaataataaagtatatacaaaaaatttctgATAATCCTTTATACTTTTTCGAAAAGCACATAAGAGCatgttgtatttaattttcttaaacttaaaaaatatacacaaaaatatattctagcatttaattaatatataaatcattaaagtttaaaaacttttttcttttaaaataagataGTAATACTCTCAAAAAAATCTTACTTAGGAACAGGAATATAAATTGTAGTCCCATCTTGTTGTGGATTCAGCTTCATTTGATTCTTCATAAGGCTTTTCAGAATATCTGGGATAGCTTGTGGAAAGGTAGATACATTCAGTACTACCAATTTAGGCTTACGACTAATCTGTGCAAGCTCTTGCAATGTGTAATCTTTGCCTTCAAATTTGACAGATAACATCTCAATAGCTCCCATACTCGATCTTATGGACAAATgctgagtaaaattattttttaaatcttcaatGGCCTTGTCAAGTTGAGATGTCAATTTATTAACATCAATAACTTGTTCTAATTCATTATAATCAATGTGCTGcatcttttgtttcttttccccacgatttttactttttgttaatACAGAGGTCATAGAAAAACCTTTTGCATTATTCACTTTGATACAATTGCAAAGTGAAAGATTGAAAATATGATAACATTGGATGATTCTCAGAGAGCCTTGCTGATTTTGAAGACAATGTATTCTTTTACTTGATAAACAATCatgtatatatctttttattggtTTTATTGCTGAGATTATTGCATAATTCCTTAAATGAGCATTCCTTAAATTAGCACAGAAACGTATGCCTATTAAACTTCCCATTTTCTTATTACAATTCACAGAATGCCTTatgaaatattcaatataatcacaatacattaataattataatattcagaTATATCCCATTTATgtgaatatatatgtaatatttcaaaaattgttttcaaacgATATAAAATATACGTCGTTTTACAAATTTACTTGTACACATTGGTGTCTCAATACCTAACCTCAATATACATGTCTAAAACGTAAAGATTAGATCATGTTCTACATTTCAATCATGGTGgaagcagagaggaacctgagagcggccacggcggcctttttcctataacgcttcgaaactcccgtacactagtgacgcacatctattctggtcagaatgggaactacgtgtcacatccattttgcaacccgccgttaaaaacagtgtggatgttagcacggacaacaacccacatccatctctcgagaaatggatgtaggttgttgtccgtgctaacatccattttgctgcaaaaaaaatctgacgcgtatcgcgtatgttgcatccagaacagaggtcgagaatgtgcacaaatgattaattacgtctactttcgcgtaattttttatttattatagtcagaattatttacattaacattgatattaatacatatcaatacgtttatgcccatattttgcacaatcatatttttacttaaaaaagatgtttaatagtaacagagagaatttggttctttaataaagaaacattcattttacgcagtacttaaaaaataattgtaattaacatcgcatcatatgatgaagaagaaataaatgtctttccacgaataaatataccatctttttatttttacataattctttattatttaaatgtcttcaaattatgcttttgaaaaaattagcttttttaatttttttaaatcttgacgcaactctctctctctctctcactctttctttctttccctctttctcttttaacgtgattgtcctttaattgtttaggccttcagttagagagagaaagcatcgcggtgatagacatggagcaagcggcgatgttatctctatggataccctcctcttcactccccttTCGAACAAttcacgttttccgtgctacgtttaggccgtaaaattcagaaagaggatttcggacgatttctgcgcaggggcGTAGAGAGattagaaagcgcccactctttttttattatgttacaatggcatatacatgcatacgcataatttacaaatgacaatacgcgcgattaatatggcacaataaataataataataataataataataatgtaataaaaatcaatgaaatatatggatacttgagtattatttttattctctaacttacaaacgtgaagattattgatctgattttaatacaacctttcaacagtttttacgaaatatcacgtaaagattaatcaaaactttacaaaaaaaaattaattaagaattatataataatatacgatataaggtattaaagtgttaatcagtaaagtaacggattttaatcaaatttttctcgatattaatcgatatggcaattgtggaaataaTGGAAATGGGATGACAATGGGATGAAAATATtagaatgaatgcaatgatgttaatggaatggcaataatggaaatgataacaatgacaatatacgaggtgtgttcaaaaagtatcgcgaattttgaattttcgcgggttacgtatattcgaatttcgatctttttgtggcgttatgttggtactcatgtctctcacttatgccgacaagctcggccattttgaatgttcacttaattgttgacagctgctttgcttgcacgtgttttggatcgtcttcgatttttacctattcaaaaaaatggatcaaagaacctgtatcaaattttgtgtgaaaaacgaaattaagtgcgcggatgcattccgaatgttgactgtggcatacggagaagctaccttggaccgaagcaacgtttatcggtggtacaaaatgttctcagaaggccgagaagatgtgaacgacgaagagcgtgccggacgcccgagcacttcaacaacagacgaaaaaattaatgaagtggagaaaatggtattggccaatcgtcgaatcaccgttagagaagttgctgaggacctaaacatatcgattggctcgtgccattcgatttttatcaatgatttgggcatgagacgggtcgccgcgaaattcgtaccaaaattgctcaattgcgaccaaaaacagcatcgcatgaacattgctaatgagatgttggactctgtccgcgacgactcaaatttgctccagagggtcataactggtgacgaatcgtgggtttatggttatgacgtggaaaccaaagctcaatcatctcaatggaagctgccgcacgaaccaagaccgaaaaaagcgcgccaagttcggtcgaatgtgaaagttttgctgacagttttcttcgattgcaggggcgtggtgcatcatgagttcttgccacagggtagaacggtcaataaggaatattacctgcaagttatgcgcaatttgcgcgaagcaatcagccagaaacgcccggatttgtggaagaacaaaaattggcttttgcaccacgataacgcccctgctcacacatcgttgcttgtgcgcgactttttggacaaaaacaacacactaatgatgccgcagccaccgtattccccagatctggccccctgtgactttttcttgttccctaaactgaagaggcccatgaaaggacgacgttacgctacgcttgacgagataaagacggcatcgaaggaggagctgaacaagataaaaaaaaatgattttttgaagtgcttcgaagattggaaaaaccgttggcacaagtgtataatatctcatggggattactttgaaggggacaaaatagatattcatgaataaataaataatttttgaaaaaacacaaaattcgcgatactttttgaacacacctcgtatatagcctgacggcaatgacggcaatggtggaaatgatggcaattatgacaatgttctcgatgttaatgatggcaatggaatggcaatatggaaatggaatcgCATGATGGAATAAATGCAATGAtagaaatgttatcaaaaagatggcaatgatggcaataataaaaatggtagCAATGTtggcagtggcggcaatggcgtaataataatggcaatgatgaaaatgggatgacaatgatggcaacgatggcaataatgacaatgatggaaaagatgaaaagtaggccatcccattggatggcaatgatggaaagaatgcaattatggaatgcaattatcgattcctgaatgacatgagcttgctgctgtatttggtctgcaaccatataatatttccatttcatcatagaatggacaacgtttagttgcagctctactaacattattatctctttagcatttaaagtatgcaagttttaaattttttaattttagctttatctgctctgcagttttattgtaacctctttgttccatttctgaaacaagtagccggaaaatttcaacatgtttatgtctttttccatccattattgataatatttgtttttccgtgcataattctaaaaaaacacgcgtctcctcttcttcccaattttgtctttttttacacattatataattatcgcagatttattctcacaaaacgaagacattattaactattaactgaagaaaacttgagaaaacctaaatcgcctattacataatacggaaatgtttacaccgttacatgtgtgctgaaaatgcgtactattttgatacgatacgtctgtttgatttgtatcgtaccagactatacgtcatcgtttacaccatcgaattaaattaatttagtacgtatattgtacttagtacgcgtatcaaacaaccggtgtaaactaagccattgccatcaatgccatcattgccacgattgccgtcattatcacaattgccatcattgctaTCATTGTCACAAACGCCACCATTTCTGCTACTgctatcattgccatctttttgataacgttaCCAAGCATTTATTCCATAATGTACCATttcatttccatattgccatttcattgccatcattaaaattatcgagaACATTGCCCTAAGATTGTCAGGCTATAGGCTAACTAATGGCACTGATGTCAATCATgtgcattgttgaaatgttgaaatgaatgcaatgatgacaatgggatggcaatgttgaaatgaatgcaatgatggcaatgggatggcgacgatggcaaagatgtcaatgatggcaataatgggaatgatggcaattgtagaAATGACGGAAATGGGATGAAAATAATGGAATGAATGTTATGAtagcaatgatgaaaatgatggcaataatgggaatgatgacaatagtggtaatgatggcaataatgggaatgctgtgaatgagagactatctcacatattccaagcagaacagggagtcaccactacatcaaaataatatcaaaatgatcattaaaagtcactttgcgatcaattaagatttgatgtcattttcacttactgttctgcttgggattaatCTTTAGCGGACAAATGGTGAGAAAATCGACCAGAGACGTTTAGccgattttttgacaaaaacttgatgaaaaatgatgaattttttcaaaattaaaaaaaacttggaaaaaattaatttctgacaTTTCGTATACGACAGGCGAAAGGGCTATTAAAACGCAGAAGGGTCCATAAAATTTCGGTAACAATTTTGCCGTAATGCTTTGAGCCGCGGACAATAGGACGTGGTATCTCTTCAAAACGAGCTCCCACTACAAAAACTGTACCACGCCGACGCTGATaatacataacttgtttttggtAGGCTTCCTCGAGATTTTTCGATACCCATTCAACGCTCGTAAGTCTTGCAtacgtcgtgaccgatattttgccactataatgacatgaataatctttagcggaaaaacggtgaaagatagtccaattttagtcaattttttgacaagaatagatgtcagaagtgaaacctttttcaagttctttttaattttgcagaaattcagtGGACTATCACTAACgtcacaattgccatcattcccactattgttatcatttctatcattgccatttctATTGCCGTCGTAATAGTGACAATACGATTGCCCGATCATTATCGCCATCgccgccatcatcgccatcatcgccaacaTCGTCATAATCGCCATAATCACCGCCATAATCGCcaacatcgccatcatcgccatcgtcgccatcatcgccatcatcgccatcatcattatcatcgccatcatcattatcatcgccatcatcatcgctaacaccgccatcatcgccatcatcatcgccatcatcgtcgtcatcattgctatcatcgccatcatcatcgagAACATCGCCACCAtcgtcatcatcgccatcatcgacATAATCGTTATCATctccatcatcgccatcatcgccatcatcgccatcatcgccatctgTCGTTATTGTGAGATTAAATTGATGTGCAGGGAACCGAGCAAAAATCAGGGAATCTTGAATCGGACCAATTGAGATAGAAATGCAACttgaacatttattaaaattatactcaatgTACACTCAATGGGATAGCGCCAGCAACAAGAATACAAGTAATTCATTTCTCGCaaactaaactaaaaatattgcaacttagaaattaaaagaatattacatgCTATGTACatgcacgtataaaattttgatttatcacgCTTACAATTagacaaagaagaagaagaacgacCGTACACACAGTGCATAGAGATACAACAGTACGCTAGATAGTCTCACGAACTAATAAAGAACTACTTATCATCGCCATCTACAAAATCTTAAACCCAAcagattcattatgataaaagttagaactctttggtgggctatcagaacagagatattagagaaatccgcaaaaatagttttactaacaaatttcgtactttgactgatataactctttcgtttatcactttagcgatttgatccattatgataagagttagaactcttatggggctatcagaactcgaGAAATAATggcaaaattcgcaaaaaaattttacttaaaaatttcgaattttgactgataactctttcgtttatgactttagcgattcgatccattatcataaaagttagaattcttctagCAGcaatcagaaaacagaaatattggcgAAATACGCAAATacaattatactaaaaatttggaactttgactgatataaatctttcgcttttcactttagcgattcgacacattatgataaagttagaactattctgggggctatcagaacacagagatattggagaaaatcgcaaaaaaattttactcaaaaatttcgaactttgactgatataagtctttcgattttcgaaaagataaattcacaagaaaatttttctcaaaatttcgaactttgactgatataagtctttcgattttcactttagcgattcgatccattattataaaagttagaactcttctgggggctatcagaacaaagaaatattggagaaattcgcaaaaaaaattttactcaaaaatttcgaactttgactgatataagtctttcgtatttcactttagcagttcgatccatcatgataaaagttagaactcttctggaggctatcagaacacagagatattggagaaattcgcaaaaaaattttgctcaaagattatgaactttgactgatataagtctttcgtttttcactttagcgattcgatccatcatgataaaagttagaactcttctggaggctatcagaacacagagatattggagaaaattacaaaaagagttttacttaaatatttcgaactttgactgatatatgtcttcgattttcgaaaagagaaattcacaaaaaaaattttactcaaaatttcgaactttgactgatataagtctttcgatattcactttagcgattcgatccattatgataaaagatagaactcttctgggggctatcagaacacagaaatattggagaaattcgcaaaaaaaattttactcaaacatttcgaactttgactgatataagtcttcgattttcgaaaagagaaattcacaaaaaaaattttactcaaagatttcgaactttgacttatatatgtctttcgttttttactttggcaattcgatccatcatgataaaagttagaactcttctgggggctatcagaacccagaaatattggaaaaattggcaaaaaagttttactcaaaaatttcgaactttgactgatataagtcttccgtttttcactttagcgattcgatctatcatgataaaagttagaattcttctggaggctatcagaacccagaaatattggagaaattgtcaaaaaagttttactcaaaaatttcgaactttgactgatataagtcttccgtttttcactttagcgattcgatccatcatgataaaagttggaactcttctgggggctatcagaacacagagatattggagaaaatcgcaaaaaaaatttaactcaaaaatttcgaactttgtctgatataagtatttcgattttcgaaaagagaaattcacaaaaaaaattttacttaaaatttcgatttttactgatataagactttcgt contains these protein-coding regions:
- the LOC105195067 gene encoding ribosome-recycling factor, mitochondrial, which produces MYCDYIEYFIRHSVNCNKKMGSLIGIRFCANLRNAHLRNYAIISAIKPIKRYIHDCLSSKRIHCLQNQQGSLRIIQCYHIFNLSLCNCIKVNNAKGFSMTSVLTKSKNRGEKKQKMQHIDYNELEQVIDVNKLTSQLDKAIEDLKNNFTQHLSIRSSMGAIEMLSVKFEGKDYTLQELAQISRKPKLVVLNVSTFPQAIPDILKSLMKNQMKLNPQQDGTTIYIPVPKVTKEHRETLSKNAKSFYVKCCDNVRQIRNKQIKAIKQKEKLAKDLVFRIESYIDILSHQYVSKAEEILETKQKELLGDSE